The following coding sequences lie in one Rutidosis leptorrhynchoides isolate AG116_Rl617_1_P2 chromosome 6, CSIRO_AGI_Rlap_v1, whole genome shotgun sequence genomic window:
- the LOC139852623 gene encoding ammonium transporter 1 member 2-like: MASFPSCSPAELTPLLGFTPNATSAAEYICNRFTATLDKFTDTTYAIDNTYLLFSAYLVFAMQLGFAMLCAGSVRAKNTMNIMLTNVLDAAAGGISYYIFGFAFAFGGPSNAFIGKHNFGLKSIPSSVYDYSFFLYQWAFAIAAAGITSGSIAERTQFVAYLIYSSFLTGFVYPIVSHWVWSSDGWLSATRSPTSGSLLFSSGAIDFAGSGVVHMVGGIAGLWGALIEGPRIGRFDRSGRSVALRGHSASLVVLGSFLLWFGWYGFNPGSFLTISKSYGTTNAYYGQWSAVGRTAVTTTLAGCTAALTTLFGKRLLVGHWNVTDVCNGLLGGFAAITSGCAVVEPWAAIVCGFVSAWVLIGCNMLAEKFKYDDPLEAAQLHGGCGSWGLLFTGLFAKKQYVHEVYASGRPYGLFMGGGGKLLAAQIIEILVIFGWVSVTMAPLFYGLKKLNLLRVSEDDEMQGMDVTRHGGFAYIYHDQDNSSHPPPGFMMRKIEPTSATTSPI, from the exons ATGGCATCTTTCCCATCTTGCTCTCCAGCAGAGCTCACCCCTCTCCTCGGCTTCACGCCCAACGCCACATCAGCAGCAGAGTACATATGCAACCGTTTCACTGCCACGTTAGACAAATTCACTGACACCACATATGCCATTGACAACACATATCTTCTTTTTTCAGCCTACCTTGTGTTTGCCATGCAACTCGGGTTCGCTATGCTTTGTGCAGGCTCTGTTCGGGCTAAAAACACAATGAATATTATGCTTACAAATGTTTTAGATGCAGCTGCTGGAGGGATATCTTATTATATATTCGGGTTTGCTTTCGCGTTTGGTGGGCCATCGAATGCGTTTATTGGGAAACATAATTTCGGGCTGAAGTCGATCCCTTCGAGCGTTTATGATTATAGTTTCTTTCTGTATCAATGGGCATTTGCAATAGCAGCTGCTGGTATTACTAGTGGATCTATTGCTGAAAGAACTCAGTTTGTGGCTTACCTTATTTACTCCTCCTTCTTAACAG GTTTTGTGTATCCTATAGTCTCACATTGGGTGTGGTCAAGTGATGGTTGGTTGAGTGCCACACGATCACCAACAAGTGGTAGTCTCTTGTTCAGCTCAGGAGCTATCGATTTTGCTGGCTCGGGTGTGGTCCACATGGTGGGTGGGATTGCTGGTCTTTGGGGTGCCTTGATTGAAGGTCCACGAATCGGTAGATTCGACCGCTCTGGACGCTCTGTGGCCCTACGAGGCCATAGTGCATCACTTGTCGTATTAGGTTCTTTCCTTTTATGGTTCGGATGGTACGGGTTCAATCCGGGGTCTTTTCTCACAATCTCAAAGTCATATGGTACTACAAATGCTTATTATGGTCAATGGAGTGCGGTTGGACGGACAGCTGTCACCACCACATTGGCTGGATGCACCGCAGCATTAACTACTCTGTTTGGCAAACGATTACTAGTCGGTCATTGGAATGTGACCGACGTGTGTAACGGATTACTAGGAGGTTTTGCAGCTATAACCTCGGGTTGTGCAGTAGTCGAGCCATGGGCTGCAATTGTTTGCGGGTTTGTTTCAGCTTGGGTTCTCATAGGATGCAACATGCTAGCAGAAAAGTTTAAGTATGACGACCCACTCGAGGCAGCCCAATTGCACGGCGGGTGTGGGTCGTGGGGTCTTTTATTCACGGGCTTATTTGCTAAAAAACAGTATGTCCACGAGGTGTACGCCTCTGGGCGCCCTTATGGGCTTTTTATGGGTGGTGGTGGAAAGTTACTAGCAGCCCAAATTATCGAAATCTTGGTGATATTTGGGTGGGTGAGTGTAACTATGGCACCACTTTTTTATGGTTTGAAAAAGCTTAACTTGTTAAGGGTATCCGAAGACGATGAAATGCAAGGAATGGATGTGACTCGACATGGTGGGTTCGCGTATATTTATCACGACCAAGATAATAGTTCGCACCCACCACCCGGGTTTATGATGAGAAAGATTGAGCCTACAAGTGCAACTACATCTCCAATATAA